The following proteins are co-located in the Nilaparvata lugens isolate BPH chromosome 14, ASM1435652v1, whole genome shotgun sequence genome:
- the LOC120354225 gene encoding transcription factor HES-4-like, which translates to MSSSSMEVTSSSSSREIRKIRKPLMERKRRARINDSLDALQRLLTEAEGKDLLQNRQTKLEKADILEMTVRHLQNLNRQQKSSQCRCLTTKHTNNSGNNYCITTSATRGISRINNFSKKSTDRCSTTPDTNELHQA; encoded by the exons ATGTCGTCGTCCAGTATGGAGGTGACGTCATCATCTAGCAGCCGAGAAATTCGAAAA aTTCGGAAGCCACTAATGGAGAGAAAACGGAGAGCTCGAATTAATGATAGCTTGGATGCTTTACAAAGACTTCTAACAGAGGCTGAGGGAAAA GATCTTTTACAAAACCGGCAGACAAAACTGGAAAAGGCAGACATTTTGGAGATGACTGTACGCCATCTGCAGAATTTGAATCGTCAGCAAAAATCGTCTCAGTGTCGTTGCCTGACAACCAAACATACAAACAACTCTGGCAATAATTACTGTATAACAACATCTGCAACAAGAGGAATAAGTAGAATCAACAATTTTTCGAAGAAATCTACAGACAGATGTTCCACAACTCCAGATACTAATGAATTGCATCAAGCTTAG